A window of the bacterium genome harbors these coding sequences:
- a CDS encoding ATP-binding cassette domain-containing protein produces the protein MLIVNNLVKNYNTVHAVDELSFQVRPGCIFGLLGPNGAGKTTTLRTILNIIKPTSGEILFDNKPITYEYYNLIGYLPEERGLYRRSKVIDVLIYFAGLKNVEKNDAVKLADVWLKKLHIYEQRDKKIEQLSKGNQQKVQLIAAVLHNPRLLILDEPFTGFDPINQQEVKNIILSFVSEGKTIILSTHLMDLAEKLCEDILLINNGRAISLGNLSVIKKNFGGNNIRISVQKDYSTFKSFPEIIKMEIFNNYAEIQLKDEIKPSHFLKKIIEFTEVNHFSIIEPSLNKIFIDLIKQKQD, from the coding sequence ATGCTGATTGTTAACAATCTGGTAAAAAATTATAACACTGTGCATGCGGTTGATGAACTTTCTTTTCAGGTCCGTCCAGGATGTATATTTGGCTTACTCGGACCAAATGGTGCTGGAAAAACTACAACGTTAAGAACAATCCTCAATATCATCAAACCAACATCCGGTGAAATACTTTTTGATAATAAGCCGATAACTTACGAGTATTATAATCTAATCGGTTATCTGCCTGAAGAAAGAGGATTGTATAGAAGAAGCAAGGTAATCGATGTCTTGATATATTTTGCCGGATTAAAAAATGTAGAAAAGAATGATGCAGTAAAACTTGCTGATGTTTGGTTGAAGAAATTGCACATCTATGAACAGAGAGATAAAAAAATTGAGCAGCTTTCAAAAGGTAATCAGCAGAAAGTTCAATTAATTGCTGCTGTACTTCATAATCCGAGACTTTTGATTCTTGACGAGCCATTCACGGGTTTTGATCCTATCAATCAACAGGAAGTAAAAAATATAATCTTATCATTCGTATCTGAAGGAAAAACAATTATTCTTTCTACGCATTTAATGGATCTTGCGGAAAAATTATGTGAGGACATTTTACTAATCAATAATGGAAGAGCAATCAGTTTGGGGAATCTTTCTGTCATTAAGAAGAATTTCGGTGGGAATAACATTAGAATCAGTGTACAAAAAGACTACAGTACGTTTAAATCTTTTCCCGAAATTATAAAAATGGAAATATTTAATAACTATGCGGAAATTCAATTGAAAGATGAGATTAAACCTTCTCATTTTCTTAAAAAAATAATCGAGTTTACAGAAGTAAATCATTTTTCAATAATTGAACCTTCGCTGAATAAAATTTTTATTGATTTGATAAAACAGAAACAGGACTAA
- a CDS encoding DUF177 domain-containing protein has protein sequence MIKIKVSSLSNGTYDYDFEGKASDIDIFEPYVGNYQVKVALTKFDNQIILDSKTGITGNFICDRCAKEFQTEIISNFRMVYLFRVSSDDSDNEKEEVVILHPDTDKIELDKDVRDYALLAVPMKKLCSEDCKGLCSKCGKNLNDGPCNCVEEKVDSRWEPLKKLKSNNN, from the coding sequence ATGATTAAAATTAAGGTTTCTAGCCTCTCTAATGGCACATATGACTATGATTTTGAAGGTAAGGCGAGTGATATTGATATTTTTGAGCCATACGTAGGCAATTACCAAGTAAAAGTTGCTCTTACAAAGTTTGATAATCAAATTATTCTGGATTCAAAAACAGGAATAACGGGTAATTTTATCTGTGACAGATGTGCTAAGGAATTTCAAACGGAAATTATCAGCAATTTCAGAATGGTCTATCTTTTTCGTGTGAGCTCAGATGATTCCGATAATGAAAAAGAAGAAGTGGTAATTCTTCATCCCGATACGGATAAAATTGAACTTGATAAGGATGTAAGAGATTATGCTTTGTTAGCTGTTCCTATGAAAAAATTGTGTTCGGAAGATTGTAAAGGGCTTTGTTCAAAATGTGGTAAAAATCTAAATGATGGTCCCTGTAATTGCGTAGAAGAAAAAGTTGATTCGAGATGGGAACCATTGAAAAAATTGAAATCAAATAATAATTAA
- a CDS encoding DUF3109 family protein, protein MSEIQANSNSGFTKKINGWFIDPQIFTYKFTCNCPGECCYYGVYSDYKEYETILSMKDKIIENMDETQSKDINTWFEPPEKDEDFESGIAVGTEVINGKCTFLDKNGLCTLQKIAMQEGEYKWKYKPVYCVLFPLTTFEGALTIDTEHIERLPYCNVNSNNNLTMFEACQQELRHFLGEEGFEELKNYREEYLNEINIGEKENVAK, encoded by the coding sequence ATGAGCGAGATTCAAGCTAATTCCAATTCAGGTTTCACAAAAAAAATTAATGGCTGGTTCATTGATCCACAGATTTTTACATATAAATTCACGTGTAATTGCCCCGGAGAATGCTGCTATTACGGTGTTTATTCCGATTATAAAGAATACGAAACTATTCTTTCAATGAAAGATAAAATAATTGAGAATATGGATGAGACTCAATCAAAAGATATAAACACTTGGTTCGAACCTCCTGAAAAGGATGAGGATTTCGAATCAGGTATTGCGGTTGGAACAGAAGTAATAAATGGTAAATGTACATTTCTTGATAAAAACGGTCTGTGTACGCTTCAAAAAATTGCTATGCAGGAAGGTGAATACAAATGGAAGTATAAGCCTGTTTACTGCGTCCTGTTTCCGCTTACTACTTTTGAAGGTGCATTGACAATCGATACCGAGCATATTGAAAGACTACCATATTGTAATGTCAATTCAAATAACAATTTGACGATGTTTGAAGCATGTCAGCAAGAATTAAGGCATTTTCTCGGTGAGGAAGGATTTGAAGAACTAAAAAATTATCGTGAAGAATATCTGAACGAAATTAATATCGGAGAAAAAGAAAATGTTGCCAAATAA
- the rnc gene encoding ribonuclease III, giving the protein MASGFSRLLDFFKPQKKDFISKEIQSSFPPEKFTQLEKIIGATIGDKNIYVEALIHRSFLEENEQFSFSNERLEFLGDSVLNLVIGEYLFNKFPKEEEGFLTKVRAKLVNRNALSLVAEEMNLAEFLILGSNLPKSITHNSKSMLSDALEALIGAIYLDKGIETCKQFIQKKILEPALKNGEHLVDENYKSQLLEYAQANKLAIPIYQIISEDGPHHDKTFTAEVIIGEKVLGEGKGKSKKEAEQNAAQVALKKV; this is encoded by the coding sequence TTGGCTTCTGGCTTCTCGCGGCTCCTAGATTTTTTTAAGCCGCAAAAAAAGGATTTCATATCTAAGGAAATTCAATCCTCATTTCCCCCGGAAAAATTCACACAGCTCGAAAAAATAATCGGCGCAACTATTGGTGATAAAAATATTTACGTTGAAGCATTAATTCATAGATCTTTCCTTGAAGAGAATGAACAATTCTCTTTTTCAAATGAACGGCTTGAGTTTTTGGGTGATTCTGTTTTGAATCTGGTAATTGGTGAATATCTTTTCAACAAATTCCCGAAAGAAGAAGAAGGCTTTCTTACTAAAGTAAGAGCAAAACTTGTTAACAGAAATGCGTTAAGTCTTGTTGCTGAAGAAATGAACCTTGCAGAATTTCTAATTTTAGGAAGCAACCTTCCGAAATCAATTACCCATAATTCCAAGTCAATGCTCTCAGACGCGCTTGAAGCATTAATTGGTGCAATCTATCTTGACAAAGGAATTGAGACTTGCAAGCAATTTATTCAAAAGAAAATTCTCGAGCCCGCATTAAAGAACGGCGAGCATCTGGTTGATGAAAATTATAAAAGCCAGCTTCTTGAATATGCACAGGCAAACAAGCTTGCAATACCTATTTACCAGATTATAAGTGAAGATGGACCTCATCACGATAAAACATTCACCGCCGAAGTTATAATCGGTGAAAAAGTTCTTGGCGAAGGTAAAGGTAAAAGCAAAAAAGAAGCTGAGCAGAATGCTGCACAGGTTGCATTAAAAAAGGTTTGA
- the fabD gene encoding ACP S-malonyltransferase — translation MSKRAFIFPGQGSQYVGMAKDLFDKSVEAKEMIRTADDILGINLSYIMFNGPEDELKQTQYTQPAIFLHSVILASIIRTIDANAAAGHSLGEYSAYVASGTIQFHEAIKLVRARGLAMQEAGDENKGTMAAIIGMEPDKVENLCTEASANGVVQCANFNSPGQIVISGSVAGVQKAMELCKSAGAKMVKELVVSAAFHSPLMLSAKEKLNTALSITNFYNSKFPVYTNVTAKAVKGVTEIKNKLYEQITAPVRWEETIRNMIDDGIEEFYEIGPGNVLQGLVKRINPDVKRFGIDKFEDVEKYI, via the coding sequence ATGAGCAAAAGAGCTTTCATATTTCCAGGACAGGGATCTCAATACGTTGGTATGGCAAAAGATCTCTTTGATAAATCTGTTGAAGCTAAAGAAATGATCAGAACTGCCGACGACATCCTCGGAATCAATCTATCATACATTATGTTCAACGGTCCAGAAGATGAACTGAAACAAACTCAATACACACAACCAGCAATTTTTCTTCATAGTGTAATTTTAGCGAGCATAATTAGAACAATCGATGCCAATGCAGCCGCTGGTCATTCTCTTGGTGAATACTCAGCTTATGTAGCTTCAGGAACAATTCAGTTTCACGAAGCTATTAAACTTGTTCGTGCCAGAGGACTTGCTATGCAGGAAGCCGGCGATGAAAATAAAGGTACGATGGCAGCAATAATCGGAATGGAACCAGATAAAGTAGAAAATCTTTGCACTGAAGCGTCTGCTAATGGTGTAGTACAATGTGCTAATTTTAATTCTCCAGGACAGATTGTGATTTCAGGCTCAGTTGCCGGTGTGCAGAAAGCGATGGAACTTTGTAAATCTGCCGGTGCAAAAATGGTGAAAGAACTTGTCGTTAGTGCAGCATTTCATTCACCGCTTATGTTATCTGCTAAGGAGAAATTAAACACAGCTCTCAGTATAACTAATTTTTACAATTCAAAATTCCCCGTGTATACAAATGTTACAGCAAAAGCTGTTAAAGGAGTCACTGAAATAAAAAACAAATTGTATGAACAAATAACCGCACCTGTTCGGTGGGAAGAAACAATCAGAAATATGATAGATGATGGAATTGAAGAATTTTATGAAATCGGTCCGGGGAATGTTCTTCAAGGTTTGGTAAAGAGAATAAATCCGGATGTCAAAAGATTTGGCATAGATAAATTTGAAGATGTGGAGAAGTATATTTAA
- the gcvP gene encoding aminomethyl-transferring glycine dehydrogenase: MKEFDHPDKFVNRHIGPNQDERNEMAKACGANSVDDLIDQTVPKNIRLKEPLALTPPVNEHIFLEDLKNISLKNKVYKSYIGMGYYPSILPTVIQRNILENPGWYTQYTPYQAEIAQGRLEALLNFQTVISDLTAMEIANASLLDEGTAAAEAMSMFYSLRPKEKKNANVFFVSEEVYPQTLDVLKTRSNPLGIEIRIGRARDAQLTDDIFGILVQYPAGYGEVRDYTSLFKQASDKKIFKVVAADLLSLTLLKPPGEFGADCVVGSSQRFGIPMGLGGPHAAYFATKEEYKRSLPGRIIGVSVDADGNRALRMALQTREQHIKRERATSNICTAQVLLAVMAGFYAVYHGAEGLKSIALRINKFAKMLDLALAQFGFKQLNKHYFDTLLVETDKATLEKIRTEALKRWVNFRYIDDTHIGIAFAETVEERDIRKLLEIFAAVTGKSVDDKMIRELSSKADKNFDILLPRASSYLTHPVFSMYRTETEMLRYMKRLENKDLSLAHSMIPLGSCTMKLNATTEMIALTWDEFAHIHPFVPKDQAEGYLEIFSELEKDLAEITGFEAVSLQPNSGAQGEYTGLMVIRAYQKDKGQSNRNVVLIPSSAHGTNPASAVMAGMKVVVVKCDVHGNIDVADLKARAEEHKQNLSALMITYPSTHGVFEESVTEICKIIHDNGGQVYMDGANLNAQLGLTNPGIIGADVCHLNLHKTFCIPHGGGGPGAGPIAVAKHLVQFLPGHSVVNINRNKSITAVSSGPWGSALISIISYAYIKMMGGEGLTLASKAAILNANYMMARLKETYKVLYTGLNGRVGHELIFDMHEFKHSCNIEVEDISKRLMDYGFHAPTVSFPVHGTLMVEPTESESKAELDRYCEALISIREEIREIEQGKFSKEENVLKNSPHTMGSVISDGWKYSYSREKAAYPLPFTRDGKFWPTVRRVDNAYGDRNLVCSCLPIEEYVQETVSQ; this comes from the coding sequence ATGAAAGAATTCGATCACCCCGATAAATTTGTTAACAGGCATATCGGTCCAAATCAAGATGAAAGAAACGAAATGGCAAAAGCCTGCGGTGCCAATTCAGTAGATGACTTAATTGATCAAACGGTACCTAAAAATATCAGACTTAAAGAACCTTTAGCATTAACTCCTCCTGTAAATGAACATATCTTCCTCGAGGACTTGAAAAATATTTCACTCAAGAATAAAGTCTATAAATCATATATAGGAATGGGATATTATCCATCAATCCTTCCTACAGTAATTCAAAGAAATATTCTTGAAAATCCCGGATGGTACACGCAGTACACTCCATACCAGGCAGAAATCGCGCAAGGCAGACTCGAAGCATTATTGAATTTCCAGACGGTAATTTCAGATTTAACTGCAATGGAAATTGCAAACGCTTCCTTGCTTGATGAAGGAACAGCCGCAGCAGAAGCAATGAGTATGTTTTATTCTCTCCGTCCAAAGGAAAAAAAGAATGCGAATGTATTTTTTGTCTCGGAAGAAGTTTATCCTCAAACGCTGGATGTACTTAAAACCAGATCAAATCCACTAGGTATTGAGATACGAATTGGTCGGGCAAGGGATGCACAATTGACAGATGATATTTTTGGAATTTTAGTCCAGTATCCTGCCGGTTATGGCGAAGTAAGAGATTATACTTCACTCTTTAAACAAGCAAGTGATAAGAAAATATTCAAAGTTGTAGCTGCTGATTTGTTGAGTTTAACTTTGTTAAAACCACCGGGAGAATTTGGTGCTGATTGTGTTGTCGGAAGTTCGCAAAGATTTGGAATTCCTATGGGACTTGGTGGTCCGCACGCAGCATACTTTGCGACAAAAGAAGAATACAAACGCAGTCTTCCTGGAAGAATTATCGGTGTTTCCGTCGATGCTGATGGCAACAGAGCTTTAAGAATGGCTCTGCAGACACGAGAACAGCACATTAAACGTGAAAGAGCGACAAGCAATATTTGTACTGCACAAGTTCTTCTTGCTGTTATGGCTGGTTTCTATGCCGTTTATCATGGCGCAGAAGGATTGAAATCAATCGCTCTGAGAATAAATAAGTTTGCGAAAATGCTCGATCTTGCTTTAGCTCAATTCGGATTTAAACAATTGAACAAGCATTACTTCGATACTCTTCTAGTTGAAACAGACAAAGCAACTCTTGAAAAAATTAGAACAGAAGCTTTGAAGCGATGGGTAAATTTCAGATACATTGATGATACTCACATCGGAATTGCTTTTGCTGAGACTGTTGAGGAAAGAGATATCAGAAAGCTGCTTGAAATATTTGCAGCAGTTACTGGTAAATCAGTCGACGATAAAATGATCAGAGAACTTTCATCCAAAGCTGATAAGAATTTTGATATTCTGTTGCCAAGAGCATCATCGTATTTGACACATCCTGTTTTCAGTATGTACAGAACTGAAACTGAAATGCTTCGGTATATGAAAAGATTAGAGAATAAAGATTTATCTCTTGCGCATTCAATGATCCCGCTCGGGTCCTGCACAATGAAATTGAACGCAACAACAGAAATGATCGCACTTACATGGGACGAGTTTGCACATATCCATCCTTTTGTCCCTAAAGATCAGGCAGAAGGTTACCTTGAAATATTTAGTGAACTAGAAAAAGATCTTGCTGAGATCACCGGATTCGAAGCTGTTTCACTTCAGCCGAATTCAGGTGCACAAGGTGAATACACAGGCTTAATGGTAATCAGAGCATATCAGAAAGATAAAGGCCAATCAAACAGAAATGTTGTTCTCATTCCTTCATCTGCTCACGGAACAAATCCTGCAAGCGCAGTTATGGCAGGAATGAAAGTAGTTGTCGTTAAGTGTGATGTTCACGGAAATATCGATGTTGCAGATTTGAAAGCAAGAGCTGAAGAGCACAAGCAAAATCTTTCAGCATTGATGATTACGTACCCTTCAACTCACGGAGTTTTTGAGGAAAGTGTGACAGAGATTTGTAAAATAATTCACGACAATGGCGGTCAGGTTTATATGGATGGTGCAAACCTGAATGCTCAGCTCGGATTAACAAATCCGGGAATTATCGGTGCGGATGTTTGTCATCTTAATCTGCACAAAACATTCTGTATTCCTCACGGCGGCGGTGGTCCGGGAGCTGGCCCAATCGCTGTTGCAAAACATTTAGTCCAATTTTTACCAGGACATTCTGTTGTTAATATCAATCGGAATAAATCAATCACTGCAGTTTCATCCGGACCTTGGGGAAGTGCGCTTATTTCTATTATATCCTATGCTTACATCAAAATGATGGGAGGAGAAGGATTAACTTTAGCTTCCAAAGCTGCAATTCTCAATGCAAATTATATGATGGCAAGATTGAAAGAGACTTACAAAGTTCTTTACACCGGATTGAACGGCAGGGTAGGTCACGAATTAATTTTTGATATGCACGAGTTTAAACATTCCTGCAATATTGAAGTTGAAGATATTTCAAAACGATTAATGGATTATGGATTCCACGCACCAACAGTTTCATTTCCAGTCCACGGAACTTTAATGGTTGAACCGACAGAAAGTGAATCAAAAGCCGAACTTGACAGATACTGTGAAGCACTGATATCTATCAGAGAAGAGATAAGAGAGATTGAACAAGGAAAATTCAGTAAGGAAGAAAATGTGCTGAAGAATTCTCCTCATACAATGGGATCTGTTATATCTGATGGATGGAAATATTCTTACAGCAGAGAAAAAGCTGCTTATCCACTTCCTTTCACTCGTGACGGCAAATTCTGGCCGACTGTTAGAAGAGTAGATAATGCATACGGCGACAGAAACCTTGTTTGCAGCTGTCTCCCAATTGAAGAATACGTTCAGGAAACAGTAAGTCAGTAG
- the fabF gene encoding beta-ketoacyl-ACP synthase II — MYKKRRVLITGMGVVSPIGIGLQEYWQGLIEGRNGIDLITHFDTTKFDTKFAAEVKNFNPEDYFDKKSARRMDRFCQFAVATSDMAMKDSGLDLEQIDKDRFGVIYGSGIGGMRTLQEQHFNYFNGLDPHKISPFFVPMMISDIAAGQISIRFGLKGPNYATTSACATASHAIADAFFLIQRGSVDLMMCGGSEAAITEISIGGFNSMKALSEWNDRYKEASRPFDKDRNGFVMGEGAGTLVLEDYEHAVKRGAKIHGEIVGVGLTGDAHHITAPAPEGEGAFRSMREAIRDADISKEDIDFINAHGTSTELNDMNETKAIKNLFGDHAYKLIVDSTKSMTGHLLGAAGGIEAIATVMAIENSLVPPTINLTNPDPECDLNYSPLKATKKEIKYAISNTFGFGGHNASLLFKKFEN, encoded by the coding sequence ATGTATAAAAAAAGACGGGTTTTAATTACCGGAATGGGTGTCGTTTCACCTATTGGAATTGGTTTGCAGGAATACTGGCAAGGATTAATTGAAGGAAGAAATGGAATTGATCTCATCACACACTTCGATACAACGAAGTTCGATACAAAATTTGCTGCAGAGGTAAAAAACTTTAATCCTGAAGATTATTTTGATAAGAAATCAGCTAGAAGAATGGACCGTTTCTGCCAGTTTGCAGTTGCTACTTCAGATATGGCAATGAAGGATTCCGGACTTGATCTTGAGCAAATTGATAAAGACCGTTTTGGTGTGATTTACGGAAGCGGTATTGGTGGAATGAGAACTCTTCAGGAACAGCATTTCAATTATTTTAATGGACTTGATCCTCACAAGATAAGTCCATTTTTTGTCCCGATGATGATTTCTGATATTGCTGCTGGACAGATATCCATTCGGTTTGGATTAAAAGGTCCTAACTATGCAACGACTTCAGCTTGTGCTACTGCATCACATGCAATTGCAGATGCTTTCTTTCTGATTCAACGGGGCAGTGTTGATTTAATGATGTGCGGCGGTTCAGAAGCTGCGATCACCGAAATTTCAATTGGCGGCTTCAATTCTATGAAAGCATTGTCGGAATGGAATGATCGTTACAAAGAAGCATCCCGTCCTTTCGATAAAGATAGAAACGGTTTTGTAATGGGTGAAGGAGCAGGTACACTTGTATTGGAAGACTATGAACACGCTGTAAAAAGAGGTGCAAAAATTCACGGTGAAATCGTTGGTGTTGGATTGACAGGAGATGCACACCATATAACTGCACCGGCTCCTGAAGGTGAAGGTGCTTTCAGATCGATGAGAGAAGCAATCAGGGATGCTGATATTTCAAAAGAAGATATTGATTTCATAAATGCTCACGGAACTTCGACCGAACTGAACGATATGAATGAAACCAAAGCGATAAAGAATTTATTTGGTGATCATGCTTATAAGTTGATTGTTGATTCAACCAAGTCGATGACGGGACATTTACTTGGCGCTGCCGGAGGAATTGAAGCAATCGCAACAGTAATGGCGATTGAAAATAGTCTGGTTCCGCCGACAATAAATCTTACTAATCCTGATCCTGAATGCGATTTAAATTATAGTCCGTTAAAAGCAACTAAAAAAGAAATTAAGTACGCAATAAGCAACACATTTGGATTCGGAGGGCATAATGCTTCTCTGTTGTTCAAAAAGTTTGAGAACTAA
- the fabG gene encoding 3-oxoacyl-[acyl-carrier-protein] reductase gives MLPNKRAIVTGGTRGIGRAIVKELASKSCCGVLFSDVAFIYNSCDECAEELQAEIHNPATKILAFKADATSLEQAEATVQEAVDKLGGVDILINNAGITRDNLLLRMTEKDFDDVINANLKSVFNYTKAVIRHMIKQKYGRIVNISSVVGIIGNPGQANYAASKAGVIGFTKSMARELASRNITVNAVAPGYIETDMTAKLAEEQRKKLTDMIPMGRMGKPEDIAKVVGFLCSPEADYITGQVIAVDGGMTM, from the coding sequence ATGTTGCCAAATAAGAGAGCTATCGTTACAGGAGGTACCCGAGGAATTGGAAGAGCAATCGTAAAGGAGCTTGCATCAAAAAGCTGTTGCGGAGTTCTTTTTTCAGATGTAGCTTTCATTTACAATAGCTGCGATGAATGTGCGGAAGAACTGCAGGCTGAAATCCATAATCCTGCAACAAAAATTTTAGCGTTTAAAGCCGATGCAACTTCGCTTGAGCAAGCTGAAGCAACTGTTCAGGAAGCAGTTGATAAACTGGGTGGTGTTGATATCCTGATCAACAATGCTGGAATAACCCGTGACAACCTTCTGCTGAGAATGACTGAAAAAGATTTCGATGATGTAATTAATGCAAATCTGAAAAGTGTTTTCAATTATACCAAAGCTGTAATCAGACATATGATTAAGCAGAAGTATGGAAGAATAGTAAATATTTCTTCTGTCGTTGGAATAATAGGTAATCCCGGCCAGGCAAATTACGCTGCGTCAAAAGCTGGAGTAATTGGCTTTACCAAGTCGATGGCGCGAGAGCTTGCATCAAGAAATATTACTGTGAATGCTGTAGCTCCCGGATACATTGAAACAGATATGACAGCAAAGCTAGCAGAAGAGCAAAGAAAAAAATTGACTGATATGATTCCTATGGGAAGGATGGGTAAGCCAGAAGATATCGCAAAAGTTGTTGGGTTTCTTTGCAGTCCTGAAGCAGATTATATCACAGGACAGGTTATCGCCGTTGATGGCGGAATGACGATGTAA
- the rpmF gene encoding 50S ribosomal protein L32, with translation MPNPKRKMSKSRRDKRRTHYKASAPSMGVCSNCGEIKLTHRACPSCGYYSGRSMFIPKS, from the coding sequence ATGCCAAATCCAAAACGTAAAATGTCTAAGAGCAGACGAGACAAAAGAAGAACTCATTACAAAGCATCAGCGCCATCGATGGGTGTTTGCTCAAATTGCGGTGAAATAAAACTAACACATCGTGCTTGCCCTTCGTGTGGATATTATAGCGGTCGCTCGATGTTCATACCGAAAAGCTGA
- a CDS encoding ketoacyl-ACP synthase III, whose product MPQDKKFNAIITAVGMYFPEKVYDNKFFESIVETNEDWILTRTGIKERRILEKGATSDLATNAALDLIEKHKVNAEEIDCIIVATVTPDMFFPATACIVQRKIGATNAWGFDLEAACSGFLFAFQTGCSLIESGQYKKVMVIGADKMSSIVDYTDRNNCILFGDGGAAVLIEPGEDKTLGLRDSILRVDGSGESALHMKGGGSLNPPTHETVDKKMHYLFQDGKAVFKVAVKGMADVSYELMQKNNLKAEDIAYLVPHQANLRIIDATAERMGLSKEKVMINIDRYGNTTAATIPSCLVEYYRNGKIKKGDKLILSAFGAGYTWGACYIVWAID is encoded by the coding sequence ATGCCTCAGGATAAAAAGTTTAATGCAATTATAACAGCGGTTGGGATGTACTTTCCCGAAAAAGTATACGACAATAAATTTTTCGAATCAATTGTTGAAACAAATGAAGATTGGATTTTAACAAGAACAGGAATTAAGGAGAGAAGAATTCTTGAAAAAGGTGCAACGAGTGATCTGGCTACAAATGCTGCATTGGATTTAATAGAAAAGCATAAAGTAAATGCAGAAGAAATCGACTGTATTATAGTTGCGACTGTAACACCTGATATGTTTTTCCCGGCAACGGCTTGTATTGTTCAGAGAAAAATTGGAGCCACCAATGCATGGGGATTTGATCTTGAAGCCGCTTGTTCAGGGTTCTTATTCGCTTTTCAAACCGGCTGTTCCCTGATTGAAAGTGGACAGTATAAAAAAGTTATGGTTATTGGTGCCGATAAAATGAGCTCAATCGTAGATTATACAGATCGAAATAATTGTATCCTTTTTGGCGACGGTGGCGCTGCAGTTCTCATTGAACCCGGTGAAGATAAAACTCTCGGTTTACGGGATTCAATCCTACGTGTTGATGGTTCCGGAGAATCTGCCCTTCATATGAAAGGTGGAGGAAGTCTTAATCCACCAACTCACGAAACAGTTGATAAAAAGATGCATTATCTTTTTCAGGATGGTAAAGCTGTTTTTAAAGTTGCAGTAAAAGGAATGGCAGATGTGTCATATGAATTAATGCAAAAAAATAATCTTAAAGCAGAAGACATAGCTTACCTAGTGCCACATCAGGCTAACTTAAGAATTATCGATGCAACCGCTGAGCGAATGGGATTGAGTAAAGAGAAAGTTATGATCAATATCGACAGATATGGCAACACTACTGCTGCAACGATTCCATCTTGTTTAGTCGAATATTACAGAAATGGTAAAATAAAGAAAGGTGATAAATTGATTTTATCAGCCTTCGGGGCGGGCTATACCTGGGGTGCATGTTATATTGTTTGGGCAATTGATTGA
- a CDS encoding acyl carrier protein, producing the protein MDVEAKVHEIIMDKLGVEESQITPTASFINDLGADSLDIVELVMGFESAFSISIPDEDAEKIGTVGDAVKYLTEKLS; encoded by the coding sequence ATGGACGTCGAAGCTAAAGTACACGAAATAATTATGGACAAATTAGGTGTTGAGGAATCTCAGATCACACCAACAGCTTCATTCATTAATGATTTAGGTGCTGATTCATTGGATATCGTTGAGCTCGTTATGGGCTTTGAGAGTGCTTTTTCTATTTCCATTCCGGATGAGGACGCTGAGAAGATTGGAACCGTTGGCGATGCTGTTAAATATTTAACTGAAAAACTTAGCTAA